The Deinococcus sonorensis KR-87 genome includes a window with the following:
- a CDS encoding extracellular solute-binding protein has translation MKRLLITLALASTTLASQASAATTITFWDLLGGGDGARMQQLVDGFNKSQGTYQIKRTTLAWGIPYYTKVRTSSAVGQGPDLAILHLSRLSGWAEAKILRPIAPAELSSAGLKGSEFFPKLWQASSYSGQNYAVPLDTHPMVLYYNKDILKKAGLLGADGTMTPITSMADFNAALAAIKKTGAQALSFENGPTSYMPWRIWLALIAQQGGSIEQGNKLTYGALGTSTLNTITDWVKNGYAGKNVDYPTSVAQFVNGKAAFMINGVWEAPTLVDGTKAGKIKFGYGVVPFPKLYSNQSTWADSHAFVLPNNVGKAADPDKVKGALQFVAYAEKNALVWAGGGHVPANLTVANGAAFKAMKPNSDYAAVAAQNVTYDPQGWYSGAAGPLEAASAKYFPAAINGQLPVDRAISLFETDAKKLLTSAPKP, from the coding sequence ATGAAACGTCTGCTGATCACGCTCGCCCTCGCGTCCACCACCCTCGCCAGCCAGGCCAGTGCGGCCACCACCATCACCTTCTGGGACCTGCTCGGCGGCGGAGACGGCGCGCGCATGCAGCAGCTGGTGGACGGCTTCAACAAGAGTCAGGGCACGTACCAGATCAAGCGCACCACCCTGGCGTGGGGCATTCCGTACTACACCAAGGTGCGCACCTCGTCGGCGGTCGGTCAGGGTCCGGACCTCGCGATCCTGCACCTCTCGCGCCTCAGCGGCTGGGCGGAAGCCAAGATCCTGCGCCCCATCGCCCCGGCGGAGCTCTCCAGCGCGGGCCTGAAGGGCAGCGAGTTCTTCCCGAAGCTCTGGCAGGCGTCCAGCTACAGCGGCCAGAACTACGCCGTGCCGCTCGACACCCACCCGATGGTGCTGTACTACAACAAGGACATCCTCAAGAAAGCCGGACTGCTCGGCGCGGACGGCACCATGACGCCGATCACCAGCATGGCCGACTTCAACGCCGCCCTGGCGGCCATCAAGAAGACCGGCGCCCAGGCGCTCTCGTTCGAGAACGGCCCGACCTCCTACATGCCGTGGCGCATCTGGCTGGCGCTGATCGCCCAGCAGGGCGGCAGCATCGAGCAGGGCAACAAGCTGACCTACGGCGCCCTGGGCACCTCAACGCTGAACACCATCACCGACTGGGTCAAGAACGGCTACGCGGGCAAGAACGTCGATTACCCCACCTCGGTCGCGCAGTTCGTGAACGGCAAGGCCGCCTTCATGATCAACGGCGTCTGGGAGGCGCCCACCCTGGTGGACGGCACCAAGGCCGGCAAGATCAAGTTCGGGTACGGCGTGGTGCCGTTCCCCAAGCTCTACAGCAACCAGAGCACCTGGGCCGACTCGCACGCCTTCGTGCTGCCCAACAACGTGGGCAAGGCGGCCGACCCTGACAAGGTCAAGGGCGCCCTGCAGTTCGTGGCGTACGCCGAGAAGAACGCCCTGGTCTGGGCGGGCGGCGGGCACGTCCCGGCCAACCTCACGGTCGCCAACGGCGCGGCGTTCAAGGCCATGAAGCCTAACTCGGACTACGCGGCGGTCGCGGCGCAGAACGTCACCTACGATCCGCAGGGCTGGTACAGCGGCGCCGCCGGCCCGCTGGAAGCGGCGTCGGCCAAGTACTTTCCCGCGGCGATCAACGGTCAGCTGCCGGTGGACCGGGCGATCAGCCTGTTCGAGACGGACGCGAAGAAGCTGCTGACCTCCGCGCCGAAGCCCTGA
- a CDS encoding ArsR/SmtB family transcription factor — protein MAVSGSKQLRISGTTARKVIRALDSDVRLLILGILSHEVMNLTELTAALGIPLSTAGFHVKQLEAAGLLQVEYQPGSRGSQKLVSKRYDEILFDLPGAAIRASNDDNVVEISMPVGSYSQCEIHPTCGLASEASIIARLDDPRSFFEPDHVHAQILWFGSGYVEYQFPNNIPFGATIQQLELSMELCSEAPQYALDWPSDITLWVNDQEVGTWTSPGDLGGVRTPLMPDWWIEHQSTYGELKRWTVRTDQSYLDDQVVSARTIADLQLQGKHYIRVRIGIKPDAQNVGGINLYGRKFGNHAQDIVMRIHYQFEGDARPYRMQ, from the coding sequence ATGGCTGTTTCCGGCAGTAAGCAACTGCGCATCAGTGGGACCACGGCCCGGAAGGTGATCCGGGCGCTGGATTCGGACGTTCGCCTGTTGATTCTCGGCATCCTGTCACACGAGGTGATGAACCTGACGGAACTGACGGCCGCGCTGGGCATTCCGCTCAGCACCGCCGGCTTTCATGTCAAGCAGCTGGAAGCGGCCGGGCTGCTGCAGGTGGAGTACCAGCCGGGCTCGCGCGGCTCGCAGAAGCTGGTGAGCAAGCGCTACGACGAAATCCTCTTCGATCTGCCGGGCGCCGCCATCCGGGCGAGCAACGACGACAACGTGGTGGAGATCAGCATGCCGGTGGGCAGTTACAGCCAGTGCGAGATCCACCCGACCTGCGGCCTGGCGTCCGAAGCCAGCATCATCGCGCGGCTCGACGATCCCCGGTCGTTTTTCGAACCGGATCACGTGCACGCCCAGATCCTGTGGTTCGGCAGCGGCTACGTGGAATACCAGTTTCCCAACAACATCCCGTTCGGCGCCACCATCCAGCAGCTGGAACTCAGCATGGAGCTGTGCAGCGAGGCCCCGCAGTACGCGCTGGACTGGCCGTCCGACATCACCCTGTGGGTCAACGACCAGGAGGTGGGCACCTGGACCAGTCCGGGAGACCTCGGGGGCGTGCGCACGCCGCTGATGCCGGACTGGTGGATCGAGCACCAGTCCACGTACGGGGAGCTCAAGCGCTGGACGGTCCGCACCGACCAGTCCTACCTGGATGACCAGGTGGTGTCGGCCCGGACCATCGCCGATCTGCAGCTGCAGGGGAAGCATTACATCCGGGTGCGGATCGGCATCAAACCGGATGCCCAGAACGTCGGTGGGATCAATCTGTACGGCCGGAAGTTCGGCAACCACGCCCAGGACATCGTGATGCGGATTCATTACCAGTTCGAGGGGGACGCGCGTCCGTACCGGATGCAATAG
- a CDS encoding WGxxGxxG family protein, translating to MPHATTKTLLTLALILAPITALAQSDTSSTDATTPATTSTDTNGTTTTTQNNKPDYGWLGLLGLAGLAGLRRQPPTVVVPDRNTTSRV from the coding sequence ATGCCGCACGCGACCACCAAGACGCTGTTGACCCTCGCCCTGATCCTGGCCCCGATCACTGCCCTGGCGCAGAGCGACACCTCCAGCACCGACGCCACCACCCCCGCGACCACCAGCACCGACACCAACGGCACGACCACCACCACGCAGAACAACAAGCCAGATTACGGCTGGCTGGGCCTGCTCGGTCTGGCGGGTCTGGCGGGTCTGCGCCGTCAGCCGCCCACCGTGGTGGTCCCGGACCGCAACACCACCTCGCGGGTCTAA
- a CDS encoding carbohydrate ABC transporter permease encodes MIASRRSVWMMVLATMALLLMMAVWAAPLLWALITALKPELQAAAQPIVWLPNPVTLENFAAVLTSGNLPRWYANSVVTSLIITAATLILSAMAAYAFSQLTFPGRNALFWFSLAGFMLPFEALLVPLYKLMNNLHAINTLAGIILPQLVSPIAIFVFRQFFDQIPKEFREAAVMDGATELRIMWSVFVPLSANIIWALAIVTFIGAWNNFLWPFIVVNSTEQMTIPVGLTQVQSAYGLRYAQTMAVAILGGLPVILAYLLFQRRVTEGFLSASGLKG; translated from the coding sequence ATGATCGCGTCTCGCCGTTCGGTCTGGATGATGGTGCTGGCGACCATGGCGCTGCTGCTGATGATGGCCGTGTGGGCGGCCCCGCTGCTGTGGGCCCTGATCACCGCGCTGAAACCGGAGCTGCAGGCGGCCGCGCAGCCGATCGTGTGGCTGCCGAACCCGGTGACGCTGGAGAACTTCGCCGCGGTGCTCACCAGCGGGAACCTGCCGCGCTGGTACGCCAACAGCGTGGTCACCTCGCTGATCATCACCGCCGCGACGCTGATCCTCTCCGCAATGGCGGCGTACGCCTTCTCACAGCTGACCTTTCCTGGCCGCAACGCGCTGTTCTGGTTCTCGCTCGCGGGGTTCATGCTGCCGTTCGAGGCGCTGCTGGTCCCGCTGTACAAGCTGATGAACAACCTGCATGCCATCAACACGCTCGCCGGCATCATCCTGCCGCAGCTGGTCTCGCCGATCGCGATCTTCGTGTTCCGCCAGTTCTTTGATCAAATTCCCAAGGAATTCCGGGAGGCGGCCGTGATGGACGGCGCGACCGAACTGCGGATCATGTGGAGCGTGTTCGTGCCGCTGAGCGCCAACATCATCTGGGCGCTGGCGATCGTGACCTTCATCGGCGCGTGGAACAACTTCCTGTGGCCGTTTATCGTGGTGAACTCCACCGAACAGATGACCATCCCGGTGGGCCTGACCCAGGTGCAGAGCGCCTACGGCCTGCGCTACGCCCAGACGATGGCGGTCGCCATTCTGGGCGGCCTCCCGGTGATCCTGGCGTACCTGCTGTTCCAGCGCCGGGTGACGGAAGGCTTCCTGTCGGCCTCCGGCCTCAAAGGCTGA
- a CDS encoding carbohydrate ABC transporter permease: protein MTALQRPAQRHGPRRASTVWGPVFFLLLPFLAVYLLFFVWPALQTLWLSFTTSGLTETGPWTGLSNFRTLIGDASFWSALGHTVFFAVLTVIPLTAIGMLMAILTRSGGRLRRVAQAVFFIPYVLPVSVATLIWQWVLNPNLGVVNAATGSQIAWFSDPTLAMPAVAAVTVWWTIGFNMLLFLAGLQNIPQETYEAAALDGAQGGQVFRYITWPALWPTTALVLTLQLVGSFKIFSQVYLLTGGGPFDSTRVVLEYMYDTAFTNTDAGYASAIAVAFFVVILLLTLLQNTLLNRGRA, encoded by the coding sequence ATGACCGCGCTCCAACGTCCCGCTCAACGCCACGGACCCAGGCGGGCCTCCACCGTCTGGGGGCCTGTTTTTTTCCTGCTGCTGCCGTTCCTGGCGGTGTACCTGCTGTTTTTCGTCTGGCCGGCCCTGCAGACCCTCTGGCTCAGCTTCACCACCAGTGGCCTGACCGAGACCGGCCCGTGGACCGGCCTGAGCAACTTCAGGACCCTGATCGGCGACGCTTCCTTCTGGTCGGCGCTGGGCCACACCGTATTTTTCGCGGTGCTGACCGTGATTCCGCTGACGGCCATCGGCATGCTGATGGCGATCCTGACCCGCTCGGGCGGCCGGTTGCGGCGGGTGGCGCAGGCGGTGTTCTTCATCCCGTACGTGCTGCCGGTCAGCGTGGCGACCCTGATCTGGCAGTGGGTGCTGAACCCCAACCTGGGCGTGGTGAACGCGGCCACCGGCAGCCAGATCGCCTGGTTCTCCGACCCCACCCTGGCGATGCCGGCGGTGGCGGCAGTGACGGTGTGGTGGACCATCGGGTTCAACATGCTGCTGTTCCTGGCGGGCCTGCAGAACATCCCCCAGGAGACCTACGAGGCGGCCGCGCTGGACGGCGCCCAGGGCGGGCAGGTGTTCCGGTACATCACCTGGCCGGCGCTGTGGCCGACCACGGCGCTGGTGCTGACGCTGCAGCTGGTAGGCTCCTTCAAGATCTTCTCCCAGGTGTACCTGCTGACCGGCGGCGGGCCGTTCGACAGCACGCGGGTGGTGCTCGAGTACATGTACGACACGGCCTTCACCAACACCGACGCCGGCTACGCGTCGGCCATCGCGGTGGCGTTCTTCGTGGTGATCCTGCTGCTGACGCTGCTGCAGAACACCCTGCTGAACCGGGGCCGCGCATGA